The sequence TAGTAATTGCGTAAACCCAACCCATTCCTAAAGTTTCGTAAACTCGGCGAAAAACTTCTACATTTTTGATGACTGTGCCATCAGGAAGTACTGCATGTATTCGCCCCATCGCAGTTTCAAAGTCTACGCCGCCATGCGCTTCAGGATTATAGTCTTCATCCGCAATATCGACAAATGCGACAAGCCCGCGACCAGCATCGCGTTTTCTCAAAAAGTTGACTTCGCGCACGCACAGTGGACATTCACCATCGTACAGTAGCTTAATTTTCCAGGATGTTGAATTTGAGGCTTTTTGTGCTGTAGATTCGCGTGACTGGATATTTGATGCAGACATGAAATCAATCTCAAGTATTTTAAAGCTGATATCTCTATTTTAAGAAAAATCAATAAAAATTAACTTAATTGAAAGCTAATCAACATATCTGCTTCCTGTCTATACAAAGTTCAAAACAAAGTTCAAAGCAACACCACAGGAGTGATGCGCTAGAGTAGGAATCGCTTTGCAAGGGTGTCTACAGTTAAATGATTCAAGTCTTGTGTGCTGCACTTTTATGGGGGTTTGCTGGGGCGTTAGCTGGGCTTTTAATGGGAGGAACGTTAGAACCTGCAATACTTGTACCGTTACGTTTTTTCGGTAGCTTTTTAGTGCTTTTGCCATTTGTCTGGCGCTTTCCGCCACAGAATAAAGAGTTTCCCCGCCTTTTTGTGATCGGATTAGCGCTGACACTCACTCAAGTTAGCTACTATTTAGCAATTCATCTATCGAGTGTGGCAACGGGGCTATTTTTGCAGTACATGGCTCCAGTGTTACTTACTTTATATGCTTTGGTGCGTGGAGAAAGTTTATCTCGACCCAAATTATTCGGCTTAGGATTTGCAGTAGTCGGCGCCTATTTTCTAGTCGTAGGTCCGCAAGGACTTGCAGGGGGATTGGGAATCGCTTATGGTCTTGCTTCGGCTTTCTTGTTTGCTACTTTTTCTTATTTAGGCATGGGAATGCGCGCCCACCCGTTAACTGTATTAGCGATCGGGACGGGAGTTGGTAGTATTTTGAGTTTACCTTTCACTCCTTGGGAGAAAGTGCTGAGCTTGAATGCTGTTGATTTAGCCGCAGTTGCATATATTGTTGTGCTGGGAACTGTTGTTCCCTTTGGTTTGTTTTTGTGGGGAGTGCGCCAGATTCCGGCACGCGTAGCAACATTAGTAGCAATGATTGAACCAGTATGCGGAGCAATTTTTGCTATTTTCTTAGTTGGTCAACTTCTTTCACCGTTAGCCGTATTCGGCGGCGCAATGATTTTATGTGGCGTTTGGCTGAATACTACATGAGAGATCAGAGTTTTTTAGATAGACACAATGAGTGTAGAGAGTAGAGGGCTTTACTTTATTAGACCTCCTGCATGAAAAGAATTGCAAATCAATTCGTTACTCAACAAACAAAGCCATGGAGATGGACTACATGTAAGAGATGCCTTACCTCCTCAAATCTATTGCTTATAGTGTGCGCTCGTCAACTTTGTTCAAATAGCCGCGACTTCAGTCGGAGGGTATTTGTGATTCATGCAAGAAGTCTATTGAATTAACACCCATATTACCCCTTACCAATTCACATAAAGACTGGGCTTACGATATATAAGATGTTTAGTAACTCAATAGGTTGTCTGTGGCTAATCAAGAAGAGTTAATTCCAGAAATAGCGCTACCGTTAGCTCAAACACCTTTATATCAACTCGCACTCGAACTCAAAGCCCGACTCACTAGCTTTGGTGGCTGGGAAATGCCCGTGCAGTTTGTTGGTATTAGTAAAGAACATCAAGCGGTACGTACTGCAGTGGGGATGTTTGATATTTCCCACATGGGTAAATTCCTTTTGCGCGGAAAGCAGTTGATTTCTCAATTACAGCGTTTAGTTCCCTCCGATTTAAATCGCCTGCAACCAGGTCAAGCGCAATACACTGTATTGTTAAACTCCCAAGCTGGAATTATTGATGACATTATTTTCTACTACCAAGGTGAGGATGCTGGGGAACAACGCGGCGTCATGATTGTGAATGCGGCAACCACTAGTAAAGACAAAGCATGGATTTTGCAAAATATTGATTCAGAATACGTACATCTGCACGATGTTTCTTCAGAAAAAGTTTTGATTGCTGTGCAAGGACCGCAAGCAGTGACAGTTTTACAGGGTTTTGTCCAAGAAGATTTATCTTTGCTCAAAGCATTTGGACATCTTGAAGCAACTGTTCTTGGTCAACCTGGGTTTATTGCGCGAACCGGTTACACCGGAGAAGATGGCTTTGAAGTAATGGTTGATATATCTATCGGGATAGAACTATGGCGATCGCTCTACGATACTGGTGTTATTCCCTGCGGACTTGGCGCGCGCGATACGCTACGACTCGAAGCCGCAATGGCGCTTTACGGACAAGATATTGATGAAACGACCACACCCCTCGAAGCTGGTATGGGCTGGCTAGTTCATTTAGATTCTAAAGAAGATTTTATCGGACGTGAAGTGCTGGCGCAACAAAAAGCCCACGGAGTTCAACGCAAACTGGTCGGATTGCGTCTTGAAGGAAGAAATATTGCGCGTCATGGCTATCAAGTGCGATCGCAAGGAAAAGTTGTTGGCGAAATCACGAGCGGTACACTCTCGCCTACACTAGGTTATCCTGTTGCTTTGGCGTATGTTCCTATTTCCTTGAGTCAAATAGGACAGCAGCTAGACGTTGAGATTCGCGGTAAATTGTATCCGGCGATCGTTGTTAAACGCCCATTCTATCGGTCAAAAACGCGGTTATCAACATAAAATCGTTTCGGATTTTTATGAAATAATGGGCGCTAGCACGATGCTGCATTCGATTAACGCTACAGCTTAATGAATTTACGCTGTAGAAACGACATAGGTATCAATACTTTTATTGTTGAGGTTACACATGGCACTGGAATATCCCAGCGATTTAAAATATCAAGATTCTCACGAGTACGTACGGTTAGATGGCGATATCGCCACAATTGGGATTAGCGCCTTCGCCGTCGATCAATTAGGTGATATCGTGTTTCTCGAATTGCCCGAAGTCGGTGACGCCTTAATCAAAGGAGAAAGCTTTGGCACAATTGAGTCAGTGAAAGCAGTGGAAAACTTGTACGCCGCCGTTAGTGGTACTGTAGTGGAGCGTAACGATGCGATCGTCGAAGCACCTGAACAGTTAGCCGATGATCCATACGGTGAAGGTTGGTTGTTAAAAGTGCGGATTACCGACTCTAGCGAACTCGACGATGCAATGTCTGCGGATGAGTATCAGGCACAAGTAGAAGGCGAGTAGTGAGCGACTCAGGCTAGGGATGATATGAGGTAAGAAAAATTCATGAGATTGAATAATTATCTTTTCCCTAGTTCTCCTTATTTAAAATAATGTTGCAGAATATGAAGAAGAAGTCGTGTCTGGAGAGCAGTCTGTGGTAGCTTATCGCTCTGGTACTGGTTCAATTTGTCAGCAACTGGTAGAAGCAGCCCAAGAA is a genomic window of Chroogloeocystis siderophila 5.2 s.c.1 containing:
- a CDS encoding thiol-disulfide oxidoreductase DCC family protein, with the translated sequence MSASNIQSRESTAQKASNSTSWKIKLLYDGECPLCVREVNFLRKRDAGRGLVAFVDIADEDYNPEAHGGVDFETAMGRIHAVLPDGTVIKNVEVFRRVYETLGMGWVYAITKLPVIGAIADMLYGIWADWRLRLTGRPDLAAIIADRQKQLECKTQGRCQM
- a CDS encoding EamA family transporter, whose amino-acid sequence is MIQVLCAALLWGFAGALAGLLMGGTLEPAILVPLRFFGSFLVLLPFVWRFPPQNKEFPRLFVIGLALTLTQVSYYLAIHLSSVATGLFLQYMAPVLLTLYALVRGESLSRPKLFGLGFAVVGAYFLVVGPQGLAGGLGIAYGLASAFLFATFSYLGMGMRAHPLTVLAIGTGVGSILSLPFTPWEKVLSLNAVDLAAVAYIVVLGTVVPFGLFLWGVRQIPARVATLVAMIEPVCGAIFAIFLVGQLLSPLAVFGGAMILCGVWLNTT
- the gcvT gene encoding glycine cleavage system aminomethyltransferase GcvT, translated to MANQEELIPEIALPLAQTPLYQLALELKARLTSFGGWEMPVQFVGISKEHQAVRTAVGMFDISHMGKFLLRGKQLISQLQRLVPSDLNRLQPGQAQYTVLLNSQAGIIDDIIFYYQGEDAGEQRGVMIVNAATTSKDKAWILQNIDSEYVHLHDVSSEKVLIAVQGPQAVTVLQGFVQEDLSLLKAFGHLEATVLGQPGFIARTGYTGEDGFEVMVDISIGIELWRSLYDTGVIPCGLGARDTLRLEAAMALYGQDIDETTTPLEAGMGWLVHLDSKEDFIGREVLAQQKAHGVQRKLVGLRLEGRNIARHGYQVRSQGKVVGEITSGTLSPTLGYPVALAYVPISLSQIGQQLDVEIRGKLYPAIVVKRPFYRSKTRLST
- the gcvH gene encoding glycine cleavage system protein GcvH is translated as MALEYPSDLKYQDSHEYVRLDGDIATIGISAFAVDQLGDIVFLELPEVGDALIKGESFGTIESVKAVENLYAAVSGTVVERNDAIVEAPEQLADDPYGEGWLLKVRITDSSELDDAMSADEYQAQVEGE